Part of the Vagococcus teuberi genome, ATAAAAATCAGTCAGACCTGTTTTATGATATTGAGTTACCAATTGCGCTGATTTTAGCTGATATGGAAATCGAGGGCATCACAGTTAATGCCAGTCGTCTGCAAGAAATGAAGGGCGAGTTTGCTGAGAGATTAGGTGAAATCGAGCAAACAATTTATGAGATTGCAGGAGAAGAGTTTAATATTAACTCACCGAAACAATTAGGCGTCATTTTATTTGAAAAGATGGGCTTGCCAGTGATTAAGAAAACTAAAACAGGTTACTCAACAGCAGTCGATGTGTTAGAAAAATTAAAAGGTGAGTCGCCGATTATTGAGAGTATCTTATCATATCGTCAACTTGCTAAAATTCAATCAACTTATGTTGAAGGGTTACTAAAAGTGATTTTTGAGGATAATAAAATTCACACACGTTATATTCAAACATTGACACAAACAGGTCGACTAAGTTCAGTTGATCCGAACTTACAAAATATTCCAATCCGATTGGAAGAAGGACGAAAAATTCGTCAAGCATTTGTCCCACGTGAAAAAGGATGGAAATTATTCGCTTCAGATTACTCTCAAATTGAGTTACGAGTTTTAGCCGCTATTTCAGATGATGAGCATTTAAAAGAAGCTTTCATTGAAGGGTTAGATATCCACTCTAGTACAGCAATGCGTGTCTTTGGCATAGAAAAGGCTGAGGATGTTGACAGCAACATGCGACGTCAAGCCAAAGCTGTAAACTTTGGTATTGTGTATGGTATTAGTGATTACGGCTTATCGCAAAACTTAGGAATTACACGAAAAGAAGCACAAGAATTTATCGACCGCTACTTTACTATGTATCCAGGCGTTAAGACGTACATGGAAGACATTGTGCGTGAGGCAAAAGATAAAGGGTACGTTGAAACGTTGTACCATCGCCGTCGTTACTTACCAGATATTAACGCTAGAAACTTTAATTTGCGTTCATTTGCTGAAAGAACAGCGATAAACACACCGATTCAAGGAAGTGCTGCTGATATCTTGAAGATTGCAATGATTAAAATCAACAAACGCTTGAAAGAAGAAAACATGCAAGCAACCATGCTGTTACAAGTACACGATGAGTTGGTATTTGAAGCACCAGAAGAAGAAATTCCAGCTTTACAAAAATTAGTCGAAGACACAATGAACCATGCTGTTGACTTATCCGTGCCGCTAAGAGCAGATAGTAGCTATGGTGATACATGGTATGATGCAAAATAACTTAAAGGGGTAGAACCAATGCCTGAATTACCAGAAGTTGAGACGGTCAGAAAAGGTCTTGTCCAACTTGTTAAAGATAAAGAAATAAACAATGTTATTGTTGACTGGGGAAAAATTGTCGAGTCTCCTGAAGTAGATGATTTTATCCATACACTTGTTGGTCAAAAAATATTAGACGTTGACCGACGAGGAAAATTTCTAATATTTAAACTAAGTCAAAATGATATGATTAGCCATTTGCGAATGGAAGGAAAGTTTGAATATCATAATCAAACAGACGACATTCAAAAACACACGCATGTCCGTTTTCAGTTTACTGATGGGACAGAGTTGCGCTATTTAGATGTCAGAAAATTTGGTCGTTTATCACTTGAGCCAAAAGGTCTTGGTGAAGAGTATAAAGGAATTAAAAAACTTGGACCTGAGCCAGTGATACCAGATTTTGATTTAGAAGTATTTAGAGAAGAACTGAAGAAAAAACATCGTGCAATTAAGCCTTTATTACTCGATCAAACGCTTGTGACAGGGTTAGGAAATATTTATGTAGACGAAGCATTATATCAGTCATGTATTCACCCAGAACAAGTCGCTTCTAAATTAACCAAAACGGAAGTTGATGCACTACATTCAGCGATTATCGACGTACTTGCTACAGCTGTTAAGGCTGGTGGTACGACGATTCGAACATATAAAAATGCCTTAGGAGATGCTGGGCATTTCCAAGTGTATTTATCGGCATACGGCAAGCAAGGAGAACCTTGTAAGCGATGTGGCCATTCAATCGAAAAAATAAAAGTTGCCCAACGAGGTACGCATTTTTGTCCAGTTTGTCAAGTCACACACGATTAGGAGGATGAGCATGACGTATTTATTAGGCTTAACAGGAGGCATTGCTTCCGGAAAATCAACCGTTACGCAAATGTTTAGATCAAAAAATATTCCAGTTATTGACGCAGATATTATCGCAAGAGAAGTCGTTAAACCAGGAAAACCAGGACTAGAAAAGATTGTGTCACACTTTGGTAAAGATGTGTTGTTAGAAGACGGCACGTTAGATCGAAAAAAATTAGGAACGATTATTTTTAATGATGATGCCAAACGAGCATTACTCAATCATATTTTGTCTGATGAAATTCGTACGCGTATTTTGGAAATGATTGAACTTTGTAAAAAATCTGATCCGTCACTCATCGTTCTTGATATTCCACTTTTATATGAAGGTGGTTATGACGAAATAGTGGATGATGTTATGGTTTGCTATGTACCAAGAGACATTCAGTTAAAACGTTTGATGGCTCGTGATCATCTCAAAGAAAATGGTGCGATTAAACGAATTGACAGCCAAATGAGCCTAGAAGAAAAGAAATCACGGGCTGATGTGGTGATTGATAATAGTGGACGAATAGATGAAACACTGAAACAAGTACAAACTTGGTTTGATACAATTATAAAAGAAAAATCACCTGAATAATCTTTTCAGGTGATTTCTTTTTTTATTTTGTTGCGTTGTCTTTTCGTTTATATAAACCAAACGTTAAAACAAAACTAATTAACATAATGATTGATGCAATACCAATTGTTTTGACCACACTATTAGTAAAGTTATTGTCTAATTTTTTAACGATATCATTTTGAATATCTTTTGTTAAGTGCAACTCTTCTGGATTAGATTGTTTTAATACTCTAATAGAAGAACCGGCACTACCAATAACACTTGATTCAAGTGATTTTTGGACTTGTGTTGGTAGGCCAACATTATCTAAAGTATGTGGGATATCATGTTGTAATTGTAAGCCAAAAATTGTTCCGATAATCGCAATCCCTAAAGCAGAACCAATTTGACGAACAGTTGATTGGATACTTGATCCTTGACCAGATTGAGCAGGTGGCACGTCTTTTAAGACGATAGAGGTTAATTGAGCAGAAGCAAAACCTAACCCAATACCATAAACTACTAACCAGACAATAATCCATGTTAAGCCATTATTTGGATCAACCGTTTTAAAGAATCCAAAAAAGCCAAGTGTTTCTAAGAATAAACCAAGTGACACAACAAATGATGCCGATGTTTTCTCAACGATAAATGACGCCATCCCACCAGCTAAGAATGCACCAAGTCCCATCATTGCTAAAATTGCACCTGATTTAATTGGACTTAATGTTAAGATGTTTTGTAAGAATAAAGGCAATAGGAATAGTAATCCTGATTCACCAATTGCCACAATCCCAGCAATCGTATTTCCCAATGAAAAACTTATGAATTTGAATAAAGATAAATCAAGTAAATGAGATTTTTTATTTTTAATCAAATGAGCTTCCCAAACTAAGAATAATGCAAAGAAAAGAGCTCCTACAACAAGTAACGTTGGGATAATGGATAAGTTAAAGAGTGTTGGGTGATCGCCTTTTACATGCCACCAACCATAATTACGGCCTTCAATAATACCGAATACCAATAAAATTAAGCCGATAGTTGATAAAATAAATCCAAAAAAGTCAAACCCACTTGTCATTTTTTCGCCATATGTTTCTGGTAAATATTTTAATGACGCTAAAATAATAAATAACCCAATAGGTAAATTAATCCAGAAAATCCAATGCCATGTCATGTAAGTGGTGAAATAACCACCAAGTAATGGTCCAATCGCTGCCATACCAGAAATCACAGAACCCCATACGGCAAAAGCGACAATCCGATCTTTACCGAAAAAGAGCGAATTAACAGCGGATAATGTGGTTGGAAGAACTGTTGCCCCACCTAAACCTTGAATTGAACGGGCTGCTAACATAAAGGTGATATCTTTAGAGAAACTTGCCATAATAGATCCTACTAAAAAGATGGCAATCCCTATAATCAACATTTTTTTTCGTCCGAAATTATCGGCGATGCGTCCCATTGTAATCAAAAGGGAAGAAAAAATTAAAGAATATAGCGTGATAATCCACTCAGCATCGGTAAAGGATAATTTTAAATCTTTCATAATAACTGGAATAGATACATTGACGATTGTTCCGTCAATAACAACTAATGAAACAGATAAGGCTAAAATCGCTAATGCCCACCATTTGTGTTTCACTGTTTTTGGTTGTGCTGCTGTTGTGTTTGTCACTTAAAACACCTCACTTAAATTTTTATTACGACTGTATCTTACACCTAAAGTGACAATCTGTCACACGATTTGCGAGAAAATCAAACTTTTTTTACAAGTGACTTCAAAATTGCTTTTTTTTGGTGAAAAAATTCATGAATAGTCATAAAATATCCTGAAAAGAGTCGAAAAAGTGTGATGAATATTTGAGTAAGGAATTTCTAGAAAATTGTTTATCTATACCAACAGCAGTATTACATGTTATAATAGTCCTACTATTTAGTCTATCAAGACGTCTTTAAAGAAGAGGTGAAAAGAAATGCAATGTCCAAGATGTCACTATAGTGGATCGCGAGTGGTAGATAGTCGTCCAGCAGATGACAATCGTGCTATTAGACGTAGGAGAGAATGTGAAGATTGTGGCTTTCGTTTTACAACGTTTGAACGCATAGAAGTGTCGCCATTGCTTGTAGTAAAGAAGAATGGTGCAAGAGAAGAGTTTAATCGTGAAAAAATATTAAGAGGCTTAGTCCGATCAGCGGAAAAACGTCCAGTGTCAATGGATCAAATGGAACAAGTTGTTGAGAAAGTTGAAAATAGGATTCGAAGTATCGGAGAAAACGAAGTCTCAACGAATTTAATTGGTGAGTTTGTAATGGAAGAATTAGTTAACCTTGATGAGATAGCTTATATTAGGTTTGCCAGTGTTTACCGTCAGTTTAAAGATATGAGTGTCTTTTTGAAAGAGTTACAAGAAATTATTGATAAAGAGCAAGTAGATTAATAGATAGAGAAAGTGATGTGAGAATAGGTGACTAAAACACAGCCCCATTTAAAGCCTAAAGATACATTTGAGGTACATTACTGTAGCTTGTTAAATGGAGAAGATACACGTGTTTTAAACCTACTGTATCAACCAATTGTTGGTGGTAATGCGTTAGTGTTGTATCATAATTTAATCATTAACAAAGACAGTTTTAAAAAACCAACCAGGCATTTTATTTTACAAGATATGATGAATAACGGGCTTCAAGAATTGTATCAAGCAAGAACTAGACTTGAAGCAATTGGGTTATTAAAAACATATGTCCGAAAAAAAGATGAGGGGTATCATTATATCTACTCTCTTGACAATATATTATCTCCACAAGTTTTTTTATCTGATGAGACACTATGTTTGTTGTTATTAGATAGAGTAGGTGAAGATCGATTTAATTACTTAGTGGAATTATTTAAACCGGAAAAACTTGATTTATCTGAATACACAGATGTAACAAGTAGTTATGTTGAGGTATTTCATATTGCATCAGAACGTTTGGTACAAGCCAACGAACTTTTATCAGACACGATGCAACAAATGAAAGAAGCGCCTGTGGGTAAAAAACCTGAAATAGAGCCAAAAACATTTGATTGGGATTTTTTCTTTGATAGTTTGGCTGGATTAAATATTGATGAATCGTTCTTAGTTAATGAGTTTAAACCAATTATTTTAACGGTTCATGGGTTATATGGCATTAATGAACTTGATATGATTAATCATGTTAAGTATTGTTTGGACTATGTGACTAATCAAGTTGATGTCAAAGAGTTTAAGAGACGTATCTATAAGACGTATCATCAAGCTAAAAAGCCAACTGGACAAAATACGGTACAAGCTCAACCAACGATATATAGTGACGAACAACTTAGCCGACATAAAAATGATTTAAAACATCAAGGGTTCACTCAACAAGAGATTGATGTTATCGTCTCTTGTGAGAAGATTCCCCCACTTGTATTTTTGAAATCAATTAAAGATCAGAAAAACGGGTTTGTCTCACAGAATGAACGGTGGACGATAGAAAACTTGAAGAAACAGTCAAACTTACCTGTTGAGGTTATTAACATGTTGATACACTATTGTTTAGTTGTTTTGGGTAATTCATCTTTAAACCAAAATATGGTAAATACTATAGCCAATGACTGGTCACAGCATAAGATTACAACGGCATCTGCAGCACTCATTCAAGTAAAGAACTTTAAAAAAGAGTCTGAAAATAAAAAAGTGAAGAAAACATATAATCGAAACTACACAAAACAACCTGCTAGAAAAGAAACCTTACCAGAATGGGCAAGTAGTGCTACTGTGAGAAAAGAAACACCTTTAGCAGGAGATGAGTTGAAGCAACTAGAGGCGCAACTCAAACAATTTAATCAAGGTGGTGGATCATCATGAAACACATAAACCAGCATTTAAATCGAACGGTGAATAATCAAAATATTAACGATCGATTAATTCAACTGATGGAAGTTGTACAAAAAGATAAAGATGTACAAGAATTTATCGCATCAAATAGAGAGTATTTATCTGATGAAGATATTTTAAAAAGCTCAGCAAAGCTTTATGAATATGTAAAAGAAAAAGAAAAATTTTTAGCCAATGATGCTTCTATGATTGCTCCTGGCTATGAACCAAAATTGTTTTTAAATCATCACTTTATTGATGTAACGTATGTACCGACAGAGGAATTGATTCGCAAAAAAGAATACGAAACAGTTCGTAATAGGGTAAATGCCATTTCCATGCCTAAAGACATTAAAGATGCTTCCTTGGATTCGTTCAATATTACCTCTGAGCGAAAAGAAGCATTAAGTGCGTCTATTACATTTATGAATGATTATCTAGACAATCCTAAAGAATTTCATCAAGGTTTATATTTGTATGGAACTTTTGGCGTCGGAAAAACGTATTTATTAGGTGCAATTGCAAATAGTTTAGCAATCAAAGGCGTGAAGAGTACAATTTTACATTTCCCAACGTTTTGTGTGGAAATGAAACAATCAATCAAAGATGACAGTGTGGCTTCTAAACTAGATAGTGTAAAAAAAACACCTATCCTAATGTTAGATGATATTGGAGCAGATTCGATGAGTACATGGATAAGAGACGATATACTGGGTGTTATCTTACAGTACCGTATGCAAGAAAAATTACCAACGTTTTTCTCATCTAATCTAGACATGAAACAACTCGAAGAAGAGCATCTACGCTTCTCACAAAAAGGAGACGATGAGCCGCTTAAAGCTAAGAGGATTATGGAGCGAATCAAGTACCTCTCAAAACAAATCACCATGATTGGTGAGAACCGTCGTTTAGATAACGAGTTTTAACGTCAGTCTGTTATCAAAAACTGATTGACAAAGGGATTACAGACTAGTATAATTATTTTTGTTGCTTAAGGAGTGATAGAATGAAGTGGGCTTTATCAGAACTAAATAAGTTTCGTGGAAGTCAAGTTGATTTTGAAGAAACGATTGATTTAAACGCCTCTTTAGAGCAAAGAGAACCATCTATTATTGATATTTCTCCGATTAAAGTAAATGGGTTTTTAAAAGTTGATGAGTTGGGTTATTACGCTCATATGACGGTTGAAACCATTCTTACTGTACCATCATCTCGTTCACTTGAACCTGTTGAGTTGCCACTAGACCTCATCATTGATGAAGAATATATGACACCAAGGCAGTATGATGCATTGAAAGATGTACCAGAAGATGATAAAAACTTGATAATTGTATTGGAAAAAGATTTGATTGATTTAACAGAAGCAATTGAAGACTTTATCCTACTAAATTTACCATTACAAGTCTTAACAGAAGAAGAAAAGCAATCAACAGAATTACCAAAAGGAGACTTTTGGCAAGTTGTTTCAGAAGATGATATTATCGAAGAGTTAGAATCTGAAACACAATCAACCATTGATCCTCGTCTTGCTAAATTATCTGACTTTTTCAAGGAAGATGAGCAGTAGGATTGGAATATATGTGACTTGTCACGTATTTAAGTTAGTAGGGAGGTGTATCTAAATGGCAGTACCAAAAAGAAAAACGTCAAAAGCTCGTAAAAATAGACGTCGTACTCATTACAAATTGTCTGCACCAGGTTTAACAGCTTGTAGCAACTGTGGTGAAATGAGAAAATCTCATCATGTGTGCCCTTCATGTGGTCATTATGATGGAAAAGACGTTATGACTAAAGAAGCATAATTTACATTTTTAATAGAAAATGTAAAACCGTTAGACTAACCATGGAGTCTAACGGTTTTTTGTTTTTCTTAAACCAAAATTTATTTTGCTTTCTGTACCTGATTTAATTCGTTTGATATTATCTTTATGACGTACAATAATAAATAACGTAATCGCCACAGCCAGTGTGGTTAATAACCAGTTCTGTTCTGCTAAAACAAATGGTGCATAAATTGGTAATATTATAGTAGAAATGGTAATAATAATGGCACTAATCATACTAGCTAAACTCACTGTACTCGTTAAAAACAAGAATAAGACAAACAGACTACCTGAATAGATAAAAAATGTTGGTGAATAGGCTAATAACATCCCTGCACTTGTCGCAACGGCTTTGCCACCTTTGAAATGGCCAAATATTGGGAACGTATGTCCAAGAATAGCTGCAACACCAAACCACAATGGGTCAATTGATAAACCAAACCACATCGGTAAACTCGTTGCTACCGTTCCTTTTAGTATGTCCATAAATAAAACGGCTGTTCCGGCACGCTTTCCCAGTACACGGAAAGTATTAGTCGTTCCAGTGTTACCACTACCAAATTCTCTAATATCTTTATGGTAAAAGATCTTGCCAATCCAAACCCCTGATTGTATCGAGCCTAACAAGTAGGCTAATATAAATAACGAAATAGTTTTCACGTTGTATCCTCCTTAAGGTCAGTCATTATTTTACCATGAAATAAACGAGTGAACAATTGAGATAGGCACATTATGGGAAGTAAATAGCAAATTTTGTTATAATTGACGTATAAAATAGGGAGGTCATTAATATGGCATATAAAGATTTAGGCGACCAAAAAGTAAAAGAGATTTTAACTAATGCAAAGACTATCGCAGTTGTTGGTCTAAGTGATAATCCTGAAAAAACAAGTTACCGTGTAGCAGAAGTCATGCAAAATGCTGGATATAAGATTATTCCAGTTAACCCAATGAAAGAGGGCAAAACAATTTTAAGTGAAAAAGTCTATCCTTCTATTGAATCAGTTGATCAACCAATTGATATTGTCGATGTCTTTAGACCAAGTGCAGCTTTAGTAGATGTGGCGAAAGATTTTTTAAAATCAGAAGCACCTGTTTTTTGGGCACAATTAGGGATCGAAAATGATGAAGCAGCTGACCTTTTATATGATCATGGTATAACAGATGTTATCATGAATCGCTGTATTAAAATCGAATTACAAAAGTAATCAACAAGTGCAAAATTGCACTTGTTTTTTTAATCTTCCTTTAAACGTAAAATTAGTATAAAAAATAGGTAAAACGTTCGTTTTTAAGACGAATTTTAATAAATGTAATTGCTTTTATATTGTTAAATGCTATAATTTAAGAGTGTTCAAGTATGTGAATACAGACGATTAAAAGGAGGAGCAGTCATTGTTTAAAAAAGTATTGAAGTATACAGGTCTAGTTGCGTTGGTAGCAACTCTAGGTGCATGTGGTAGCGATTCTGCTAAAGATAAAGGAAGCGAATCAAGTAAAGGTAAAGATGATAAAACCATTGAAACATTATCAGTTGGTTTTGTCCCATCAAGAGATCCAGAGGAAATTGTTTCTGCAACTGAACCTCTGAAAGAACTAATGCAAAAAGAGTTAAAAGAACAAGGATACGATGTTAAAAAAATCGATATCACTGTTGGAACTAACTTTGAAGCTGTTGGTGAGTCACTAGATTCAGGTACACTTGACATTGGATTTATTCCAGGTGGTACATATGTATTATATGATGAAGGGGCAGAACCTATCTTAACTGCAACACGTGCTGGATTATCAATCGACTCAGACGAAGCAAAAGTTTGGAATGAAAACAAACCAACTGAGCCAACTGACAAACAAGTTGATTCTTACCGTGCATTAATGATTGCTGGACCATCTTCAAAAGGTCAAGCAGTTGCAGATAAAGTAAATAAAGGTGAAAAAGTATCATGGGATGATTTAAATAATCTTTCATGGAGTGTGATGAGTTCATCTTCTCCAGCTGGATATATTTACCCAAGTCTATGGTTAAACGAAAACTACGACAAAAAAATCACTGATTTAAAAAATATCGTTCAATCAGATTCTTACGGTAGTGCCTTTGCTCGTTTAGCTTCAGGTCAAGTTGATGTGGTATTAACTTATGCCGATGCTCGTCGTGACAATGAAGAAAACTGGAAAAAAGAGTTTGGCCGCGATAAATCTATCTGGGATGAAACAAACGTTATTGGCGTAACACCAGCTATTTATAACGATACTATCTCAGTAAGTAAAAACTCAAAAACAATGACAGATGATTTGAAAAAAGCGTTACAAAAATCATTTATCAACATCGCTAAAACAGATGAAGGTAAAAAAGTTATTGGAATTTACAGCCACGAAGGTTATGTAGAAGCAAATCCTAAAGACTATGATAATGAACGAAAAGCACAAAAATTAGTTCAAGACGCTAAATAAATTTAAGAAATAAATAAATTTAAGAAAAACGACACGTCAAACTGCGATCATCTCTTTTGATGATGGCAGTTTGTTTTTAGAAAGGATTTTAAGATGATAAAGTTTGACAATGTCCAAATGGTTTATCCAAATGGTTATGTAGGGTTAAAAGATATTAATTTAGAAATTGAGCAAGGTGAGTTTGTTGCAATCATCGGACTATCAGGAGCGGGTAAATCGACCTTGATTCGTTGTGTCAACCGTATGCATGACATTTCAAGTGGGACTCTGATGGTGAATGATACAAACGTTGGCAAAATTAAAGGAAAAGAAATTAGAGCGTTTCGTCGTCAAATTGGAATGATTTTCCAATCATTTAATTTGATTACCCGTGCAACTGTATTAAAAAATGTGATGATTTCGTCTGTTCCAGAACTTCCTTGGTGGAGACGTGTGTTTGGTATTTTTCCAGAAGACGTCAAAGTGACAGCTTTAGAGTCTCTTGATAACGTTGGCATTTTAGATAAAGCATTTGTCAGAGTGGATCAACTATCTGGTGGGCAACAACAACGTGTGGCCTTAGCTAGAACACTCGCCAGTCATCCTGAAGTGATATTAGCCGATGAGCCAGTTGCCGCTCTTGACCCTGTCACAGCAAAAACGGTCATGGGTGATTTTAAACGCATTAACAAAGATTTAAATATTTCCGTATTAATTAATATTCACCATGTTGATTTGGCATTAGAATATGCTGATCGAGTGATTGGGATTAGACAAGGACAAATCGTGTATGATGGTCCATCAAAAGACGTGACAGAAGATGTGTTATCAACCATTTATGATGGGGATAAGAAAGGAGAGTAACCATGCGTAAAAAAACGATCACTTTGCCGAATGGAAAACAAGTCGTTCAAAAAGCATCTTACACTCCGCTCATTGTGTTATTGGTTCTTATTTTCATGTACATCTCTATACAAGTAACACAATTTAACTTCACGCAATTACTAACTCGTGGCGATCAGTTTTTTGTGATGCTAAAAGCTATGTTTCCACCTAAAATGGACTTTTTAAGTAAAGTTTGGACACCACTGTTTGACACGATTAAAATGTCACTCTTAGGGTCACTTATTGGGGCATTATTAGCTGTTCCATTTGCTATATTGGCTTCTAATAATATTGTAAAAAATCGCTTTGTTTCTTCTTTATTCAAACTGATTTTAAGTTTTTTAAGAACTCTACCAACAATCGTTATCGCGTTAATCGCAACTTTCGTAT contains:
- the plsY gene encoding glycerol-3-phosphate 1-O-acyltransferase PlsY, producing the protein MKTISLFILAYLLGSIQSGVWIGKIFYHKDIREFGSGNTGTTNTFRVLGKRAGTAVLFMDILKGTVATSLPMWFGLSIDPLWFGVAAILGHTFPIFGHFKGGKAVATSAGMLLAYSPTFFIYSGSLFVLFLFLTSTVSLASMISAIIITISTIILPIYAPFVLAEQNWLLTTLAVAITLFIIVRHKDNIKRIKSGTESKINFGLRKTKNR
- a CDS encoding MFS transporter, which encodes MTNTTAAQPKTVKHKWWALAILALSVSLVVIDGTIVNVSIPVIMKDLKLSFTDAEWIITLYSLIFSSLLITMGRIADNFGRKKMLIIGIAIFLVGSIMASFSKDITFMLAARSIQGLGGATVLPTTLSAVNSLFFGKDRIVAFAVWGSVISGMAAIGPLLGGYFTTYMTWHWIFWINLPIGLFIILASLKYLPETYGEKMTSGFDFFGFILSTIGLILLVFGIIEGRNYGWWHVKGDHPTLFNLSIIPTLLVVGALFFALFLVWEAHLIKNKKSHLLDLSLFKFISFSLGNTIAGIVAIGESGLLFLLPLFLQNILTLSPIKSGAILAMMGLGAFLAGGMASFIVEKTSASFVVSLGLFLETLGFFGFFKTVDPNNGLTWIIVWLVVYGIGLGFASAQLTSIVLKDVPPAQSGQGSSIQSTVRQIGSALGIAIIGTIFGLQLQHDIPHTLDNVGLPTQVQKSLESSVIGSAGSSIRVLKQSNPEELHLTKDIQNDIVKKLDNNFTNSVVKTIGIASIIMLISFVLTFGLYKRKDNATK
- the dnaI gene encoding primosomal protein DnaI; translated protein: MKHINQHLNRTVNNQNINDRLIQLMEVVQKDKDVQEFIASNREYLSDEDILKSSAKLYEYVKEKEKFLANDASMIAPGYEPKLFLNHHFIDVTYVPTEELIRKKEYETVRNRVNAISMPKDIKDASLDSFNITSERKEALSASITFMNDYLDNPKEFHQGLYLYGTFGVGKTYLLGAIANSLAIKGVKSTILHFPTFCVEMKQSIKDDSVASKLDSVKKTPILMLDDIGADSMSTWIRDDILGVILQYRMQEKLPTFFSSNLDMKQLEEEHLRFSQKGDDEPLKAKRIMERIKYLSKQITMIGENRRLDNEF
- a CDS encoding phosphate/phosphite/phosphonate ABC transporter substrate-binding protein, whose product is MFKKVLKYTGLVALVATLGACGSDSAKDKGSESSKGKDDKTIETLSVGFVPSRDPEEIVSATEPLKELMQKELKEQGYDVKKIDITVGTNFEAVGESLDSGTLDIGFIPGGTYVLYDEGAEPILTATRAGLSIDSDEAKVWNENKPTEPTDKQVDSYRALMIAGPSSKGQAVADKVNKGEKVSWDDLNNLSWSVMSSSSPAGYIYPSLWLNENYDKKITDLKNIVQSDSYGSAFARLASGQVDVVLTYADARRDNEENWKKEFGRDKSIWDETNVIGVTPAIYNDTISVSKNSKTMTDDLKKALQKSFINIAKTDEGKKVIGIYSHEGYVEANPKDYDNERKAQKLVQDAK
- a CDS encoding replication initiation and membrane attachment family protein, with the protein product MTKTQPHLKPKDTFEVHYCSLLNGEDTRVLNLLYQPIVGGNALVLYHNLIINKDSFKKPTRHFILQDMMNNGLQELYQARTRLEAIGLLKTYVRKKDEGYHYIYSLDNILSPQVFLSDETLCLLLLDRVGEDRFNYLVELFKPEKLDLSEYTDVTSSYVEVFHIASERLVQANELLSDTMQQMKEAPVGKKPEIEPKTFDWDFFFDSLAGLNIDESFLVNEFKPIILTVHGLYGINELDMINHVKYCLDYVTNQVDVKEFKRRIYKTYHQAKKPTGQNTVQAQPTIYSDEQLSRHKNDLKHQGFTQQEIDVIVSCEKIPPLVFLKSIKDQKNGFVSQNERWTIENLKKQSNLPVEVINMLIHYCLVVLGNSSLNQNMVNTIANDWSQHKITTASAALIQVKNFKKESENKKVKKTYNRNYTKQPARKETLPEWASSATVRKETPLAGDELKQLEAQLKQFNQGGGSS
- a CDS encoding CoA-binding protein, with translation MAYKDLGDQKVKEILTNAKTIAVVGLSDNPEKTSYRVAEVMQNAGYKIIPVNPMKEGKTILSEKVYPSIESVDQPIDIVDVFRPSAALVDVAKDFLKSEAPVFWAQLGIENDEAADLLYDHGITDVIMNRCIKIELQK
- the coaE gene encoding dephospho-CoA kinase (Dephospho-CoA kinase (CoaE) performs the final step in coenzyme A biosynthesis.), whose product is MTYLLGLTGGIASGKSTVTQMFRSKNIPVIDADIIAREVVKPGKPGLEKIVSHFGKDVLLEDGTLDRKKLGTIIFNDDAKRALLNHILSDEIRTRILEMIELCKKSDPSLIVLDIPLLYEGGYDEIVDDVMVCYVPRDIQLKRLMARDHLKENGAIKRIDSQMSLEEKKSRADVVIDNSGRIDETLKQVQTWFDTIIKEKSPE
- the rpmF gene encoding 50S ribosomal protein L32, with amino-acid sequence MAVPKRKTSKARKNRRRTHYKLSAPGLTACSNCGEMRKSHHVCPSCGHYDGKDVMTKEA
- the mutM gene encoding DNA-formamidopyrimidine glycosylase, with the translated sequence MPELPEVETVRKGLVQLVKDKEINNVIVDWGKIVESPEVDDFIHTLVGQKILDVDRRGKFLIFKLSQNDMISHLRMEGKFEYHNQTDDIQKHTHVRFQFTDGTELRYLDVRKFGRLSLEPKGLGEEYKGIKKLGPEPVIPDFDLEVFREELKKKHRAIKPLLLDQTLVTGLGNIYVDEALYQSCIHPEQVASKLTKTEVDALHSAIIDVLATAVKAGGTTIRTYKNALGDAGHFQVYLSAYGKQGEPCKRCGHSIEKIKVAQRGTHFCPVCQVTHD
- the nrdR gene encoding transcriptional regulator NrdR; this translates as MQCPRCHYSGSRVVDSRPADDNRAIRRRRECEDCGFRFTTFERIEVSPLLVVKKNGAREEFNREKILRGLVRSAEKRPVSMDQMEQVVEKVENRIRSIGENEVSTNLIGEFVMEELVNLDEIAYIRFASVYRQFKDMSVFLKELQEIIDKEQVD
- a CDS encoding YceD family protein — protein: MKWALSELNKFRGSQVDFEETIDLNASLEQREPSIIDISPIKVNGFLKVDELGYYAHMTVETILTVPSSRSLEPVELPLDLIIDEEYMTPRQYDALKDVPEDDKNLIIVLEKDLIDLTEAIEDFILLNLPLQVLTEEEKQSTELPKGDFWQVVSEDDIIEELESETQSTIDPRLAKLSDFFKEDEQ